A stretch of Geomonas oryzisoli DNA encodes these proteins:
- a CDS encoding SDR family oxidoreductase → MEKCALITGASSGIGAACARALPELGWKLVLTARREDKLRALQQELAGKTKVHTVVLDVRDGAAVAAACAGLPPEFAVVDLLVNNAGLALGLEPAHQASLQDWETMVDTNIKGVMYCTRAILPGMVARNRGHVVNIGSVAGSWPYPGGNVYGATKAFVQQFSRNLRADLLGTAVRVTNIEPGMAETEFSKVRFKGEDEKAQRVYTGTEPLRAEDIADIVAWVASVPARVNINNVEVMSVNQAWGPLAVHRS, encoded by the coding sequence ATGGAAAAGTGTGCCCTCATTACGGGAGCATCGTCGGGAATTGGCGCCGCCTGCGCGCGGGCGCTGCCTGAGTTGGGCTGGAAACTGGTGCTGACGGCCCGCCGCGAGGATAAGCTGCGCGCGCTCCAGCAGGAACTTGCCGGGAAGACGAAGGTACATACCGTGGTGCTGGACGTGCGGGACGGCGCTGCCGTGGCCGCCGCCTGTGCCGGGCTGCCGCCGGAATTCGCCGTGGTGGACCTTTTGGTCAACAACGCAGGGCTCGCCTTGGGTCTGGAACCGGCACACCAGGCATCGCTTCAGGACTGGGAGACCATGGTGGACACCAACATCAAGGGGGTGATGTACTGCACCCGCGCCATCCTCCCCGGCATGGTGGCGAGAAACCGCGGCCACGTGGTCAACATCGGCTCGGTGGCCGGAAGCTGGCCCTACCCCGGCGGCAACGTCTACGGCGCCACCAAGGCCTTCGTGCAGCAGTTTTCCCGGAACCTGCGCGCCGATCTTTTGGGAACGGCCGTGCGGGTCACCAACATCGAGCCGGGCATGGCGGAGACCGAGTTCTCCAAGGTCCGCTTCAAGGGAGAGGACGAAAAGGCGCAGCGGGTCTACACCGGAACCGAACCGCTGCGGGCGGAGGATATCGCCGATATCGTCGCCTGGGTGGCCTCGGTCCCGGCGCGGGTCAACATCAACAACGTCGAGGTGATGTCGGTCAACCAGGCCTGGGGGCCGCTGGCGGTACATCGCTCTTAA
- a CDS encoding bacteriohemerythrin, whose protein sequence is MLTQWHEDMATGSEAVDKQHKELLRRVDDLLKGAKKKKGADEIGRLMWFLKKYVRWHFRDEEKLMLESGYPGYHSHKTQHEIFFREVLRLETLHAEQGDNTLMIVAVITAMCEWLRSHFNKLDKEFIDFLKDTGQNGNGNGGHSETPGGDGDH, encoded by the coding sequence ATGTTGACGCAGTGGCATGAGGATATGGCGACGGGAAGCGAGGCGGTGGACAAGCAGCACAAGGAGCTGCTGCGCCGGGTCGACGACCTGCTCAAGGGGGCGAAAAAAAAGAAGGGCGCCGACGAGATCGGCAGGTTGATGTGGTTTCTGAAAAAGTACGTGCGGTGGCATTTCCGGGACGAGGAGAAGCTGATGCTCGAGTCGGGGTATCCCGGCTACCACTCTCACAAGACGCAGCACGAGATCTTTTTCCGTGAGGTGCTGCGCCTGGAAACGCTGCACGCCGAGCAGGGGGACAACACACTCATGATCGTGGCTGTCATCACCGCCATGTGCGAATGGCTCCGCTCCCACTTCAACAAGCTGGACAAGGAGTTCATCGACTTCCTGAAGGACACCGGCCAGAACGGAAACGGCAACGGCGGGCACAGCGAGACACCGGGGGGGGACGGCGATCACTAG
- the tatA gene encoding twin-arginine translocase TatA/TatE family subunit — translation MFGFGMPEMIIVLVIALVVVGPAKLPQLGQALGSSIKNFKKASAGEDVVQLNEEKKA, via the coding sequence ATGTTTGGATTCGGTATGCCGGAAATGATCATCGTGCTCGTGATAGCCCTCGTGGTTGTCGGCCCCGCCAAGCTTCCCCAGTTGGGACAGGCGCTGGGGAGCAGCATCAAGAACTTCAAGAAAGCCTCCGCCGGCGAGGACGTGGTCCAGCTGAACGAGGAGAAAAAAGCCTAA
- the fdhD gene encoding formate dehydrogenase accessory sulfurtransferase FdhD: MATIYSFKKGVMEQLEGGVVTEYPLQLVVNGREMATLIASPHDLRFLVAGFLRLQGFVSKVDDFLALAICQDFGAASVTIRGELPERLKPVLTSGCGTGISFNMPKPVEKSGPSRVHAPETIFALMNQLAQQCEGYKNHGGMHSAGVGSDTLLLHAEDIGRHNTIDRIAGEALLKGISLAGTILVTSGRVSTELVAKASMLGIDLIASRTSPTDMAVKMAEEAGITLVGYVRADSFKVYTHAEAISTSGPEKIAGVTGVILAGGASSRMGSNKALLPHKGGRFIESIYRELSEIFPEVILVTNTPEQYQFLPCRKVADLYPGMGALAGIHAGLAQANTPSVFTVACDMPHLDPALIRHIAGRRGDCDLVLPKSGHGYEPLHALYNKSALAAMEQCLEQGKRRIVSILPQLKVNEIPASEVAGFDPEFDSFSNINTPQEYYELRNGDKVRTGTTENLPAAEQAQKAQA, encoded by the coding sequence GTGGCAACTATTTACAGTTTCAAGAAGGGCGTCATGGAGCAGTTGGAAGGCGGGGTGGTTACCGAGTACCCCCTGCAGTTGGTGGTGAACGGGCGCGAGATGGCGACCCTAATCGCTTCACCCCACGACCTGCGTTTCCTGGTTGCCGGCTTCCTGCGCCTGCAGGGCTTCGTCTCCAAGGTTGACGACTTCCTCGCGCTGGCCATCTGCCAGGACTTCGGCGCCGCCAGCGTCACCATCCGCGGCGAGCTTCCCGAGCGTCTCAAGCCGGTACTCACCTCCGGTTGTGGCACCGGGATCAGTTTCAACATGCCCAAGCCGGTCGAGAAGTCCGGCCCCTCCCGGGTGCACGCACCCGAGACCATCTTCGCCCTGATGAACCAGCTGGCGCAGCAGTGCGAAGGGTACAAGAACCACGGCGGGATGCACTCCGCGGGCGTCGGCAGCGACACGCTGCTGTTGCATGCCGAGGACATCGGCCGCCACAATACCATTGACAGAATTGCCGGAGAGGCCCTCTTGAAGGGGATCTCGCTGGCTGGAACCATATTGGTCACCTCGGGGCGCGTCTCCACCGAACTGGTCGCCAAGGCGTCCATGCTCGGCATCGACCTTATCGCCTCGCGCACCTCGCCCACCGACATGGCGGTGAAGATGGCCGAGGAGGCCGGCATCACCCTGGTCGGCTACGTCAGGGCCGACAGTTTCAAGGTCTACACCCACGCCGAAGCCATCAGCACCTCCGGCCCCGAGAAGATCGCCGGCGTCACCGGCGTAATCCTTGCGGGGGGCGCCTCCAGCCGCATGGGGAGCAACAAGGCTCTTCTGCCGCACAAGGGGGGGCGCTTCATCGAGAGCATCTACCGGGAGCTCTCCGAGATCTTCCCTGAGGTGATCTTGGTGACCAACACCCCGGAGCAGTACCAGTTTCTGCCCTGCCGCAAGGTGGCCGACCTCTACCCGGGGATGGGTGCCCTGGCAGGTATCCACGCCGGTCTCGCCCAGGCTAACACCCCGAGCGTCTTCACCGTAGCCTGCGACATGCCGCACCTCGATCCGGCCCTGATCAGGCACATCGCCGGGCGTCGAGGCGACTGCGACCTGGTGCTCCCGAAAAGCGGGCACGGCTACGAGCCGCTGCACGCGCTCTACAACAAGAGTGCCCTGGCCGCCATGGAGCAGTGCCTGGAGCAGGGGAAGCGGCGCATCGTCTCCATCCTGCCGCAGTTGAAGGTGAACGAGATCCCGGCCAGCGAGGTGGCCGGCTTCGATCCTGAGTTCGACTCTTTCAGCAACATCAACACCCCGCAGGAATACTACGAGTTGAGAAACGGCGACAAGGTCAGGACCGGCACTACTGAGAACCTGCCTGCCGCCGAGCAAGCACAGAAAGCGCAGGCCTAG
- the nrfD gene encoding NrfD/PsrC family molybdoenzyme membrane anchor subunit has protein sequence MTAAKIIANEIKGYHRFVQFLIVLVAVGALASLARFVFGLGVTTNLNDTFPWGLWISFDVVTAVPLAAGAFTLGAIVHCFHIKKLEPLVRPAIVTGFLGYSLVSVGLLLDLGQPQRCWHTMVYWNPHSPMFEVSMCIMAYTTVLFLEFLSPVCEKFGYHVPLRLLRTIEMPLVVAAASISTLHQSSLGTFFLIAVDKLHSLWYNPLLPLLFWISAMCAGISIIIVEATMSHKYMGQPDEGELLETLAKILPWVITVYLTVKFFSLFALTQGPLFNRPGLLVLFIVEVAVGMILPLVMLMSRKVREDNRLRATAAWLVIAGIILNRFNVSMFGMEAPGTFYYPSFIESLVTIGIIAAHILFFVLIAKYFPIFEHHPETVDYSIPDHFHKTEKGHAHGAAKA, from the coding sequence ATGACCGCTGCAAAGATAATCGCTAACGAGATCAAGGGCTACCACCGCTTCGTGCAGTTCCTGATCGTCCTGGTGGCTGTGGGCGCGCTCGCCTCCCTGGCCCGCTTCGTGTTCGGCCTGGGCGTCACCACCAACCTGAACGATACCTTCCCGTGGGGTCTCTGGATCTCCTTCGACGTCGTCACCGCGGTACCGCTCGCGGCGGGCGCCTTCACCCTCGGGGCCATCGTGCACTGCTTCCACATCAAGAAGCTCGAGCCGCTGGTACGTCCGGCCATCGTGACCGGCTTCCTCGGTTACTCCCTGGTCAGCGTCGGGCTTCTGCTCGACCTGGGCCAGCCGCAGCGCTGCTGGCACACCATGGTGTACTGGAACCCGCACTCCCCGATGTTCGAGGTTTCCATGTGCATCATGGCCTACACCACGGTGCTCTTCCTGGAGTTCCTGTCGCCGGTGTGCGAGAAGTTCGGCTACCACGTGCCGCTACGTCTGCTGCGCACCATCGAGATGCCGCTGGTTGTAGCTGCGGCCTCCATCTCGACCCTGCACCAGTCGTCCCTGGGCACCTTCTTCCTGATCGCGGTCGATAAGCTGCACAGCCTCTGGTACAACCCGCTGCTGCCGCTGCTGTTCTGGATCTCCGCGATGTGCGCCGGCATTTCCATCATCATCGTGGAAGCCACCATGAGCCACAAGTACATGGGGCAGCCGGACGAGGGCGAACTGCTCGAGACCCTGGCCAAGATCCTCCCCTGGGTCATCACCGTGTACCTGACCGTCAAGTTCTTCTCCCTCTTCGCCTTGACCCAGGGACCGCTCTTCAACCGTCCGGGCCTGCTGGTCCTGTTCATCGTCGAGGTTGCCGTCGGCATGATCCTGCCGCTGGTCATGCTGATGAGCAGGAAGGTCCGCGAAGACAACCGCCTGCGCGCTACCGCCGCTTGGCTGGTGATCGCCGGCATCATCCTGAACCGCTTCAACGTCTCCATGTTCGGCATGGAGGCACCGGGTACCTTCTACTACCCGTCCTTCATCGAGAGCCTGGTTACCATCGGCATCATCGCTGCGCACATCCTGTTCTTCGTGCTGATCGCGAAGTACTTCCCGATCTTCGAGCACCATCCGGAAACCGTCGACTACTCGATTCCGGACCACTTCCATAAAACCGAGAAAGGCCACGCTCACGGTGCGGCCAAGGCCTAA
- a CDS encoding 4Fe-4S dicluster domain-containing protein — protein MSSENQDFNKTKAFLIDMTKCTGCRGCQVACKQWNQLGAEKTEFFTGEGYQNPPLMSEYTFTRIKFRDYEKNGQNEFAFYKEMCMHCNEPACASVCPVGAFKKTKEGPVTYDAERCIGCRFCMVACPFGVPKYEWSKALPLVRKCTGCYSRVKEGLKPACATTCVSAITYGNREDMIKEANKRIAARPEKYLKKLYGSEEAGGTSVIYLTALPFDELGFKPVTKRPLPSYTWQALRLVPGIFLTVGGSLSLLSWFNHRKERIAKEEEQRKSGATPKEES, from the coding sequence ATGAGCAGCGAGAACCAAGACTTCAACAAGACCAAGGCATTTTTGATCGACATGACCAAGTGCACCGGCTGCCGCGGCTGCCAGGTTGCCTGCAAGCAGTGGAACCAACTGGGCGCCGAGAAGACCGAGTTCTTCACCGGCGAAGGCTACCAGAACCCGCCGCTCATGTCGGAATACACCTTTACCCGCATCAAGTTCCGGGACTACGAGAAGAACGGGCAGAACGAGTTCGCCTTCTACAAAGAGATGTGCATGCACTGCAACGAGCCGGCCTGCGCATCGGTCTGCCCGGTAGGCGCCTTCAAGAAGACCAAGGAAGGCCCGGTCACCTATGATGCGGAGCGCTGCATCGGCTGCCGCTTCTGCATGGTCGCCTGCCCGTTCGGGGTGCCCAAGTACGAGTGGAGCAAGGCCCTGCCGCTGGTGAGAAAGTGCACCGGCTGCTACTCCAGGGTGAAGGAAGGGCTGAAGCCGGCCTGCGCCACCACCTGCGTCTCCGCCATCACCTACGGCAACCGCGAGGACATGATCAAGGAAGCCAACAAGAGGATCGCGGCACGTCCGGAGAAGTACCTTAAGAAGCTCTACGGTTCCGAAGAGGCGGGCGGCACCTCGGTCATCTACCTGACCGCGCTTCCCTTCGACGAGCTCGGCTTCAAGCCGGTCACCAAGCGTCCGCTCCCGTCCTACACCTGGCAGGCGCTGCGCCTGGTCCCGGGCATCTTCCTCACCGTCGGCGGCTCGCTGTCGCTGCTGTCCTGGTTCAACCACAGGAAGGAGAGGATCGCCAAGGAAGAGGAGCAGAGAAAATCCGGCGCTACGCCGAAGGAGGAGAGCTAG